The following coding sequences lie in one Cannabis sativa cultivar Pink pepper isolate KNU-18-1 chromosome 5, ASM2916894v1, whole genome shotgun sequence genomic window:
- the LOC133038038 gene encoding probable RNA-binding protein ARP1, giving the protein MKEMVVGSSSEVDVEEGDTRYRKIFVGGLAWATQTDSMKTYFDQFGHIVEAVVISDKHTQRSKGYGFVTFKDPNSAIKACENPYPVIDGRRANCNLAAFGPHHHKNPTNNAQRGLWKVKSSTMGVARPASNSLGVSTYNCQPYAYPYGAYGYPNYQQDIYTLNYYYNNASYGVNGQLQDFPAQYVIGSPNELYFTWYQNHLQHPLLPFSTINPKTTQGATTTVNAASPLLGTTSHSQHT; this is encoded by the exons ATGAAGGAAATGGTGGTGGGTTCATCATCAGAAGTAGATGTAGAAGAAGGTGACACAAGATATAGAAAGATATTTGTAGGAGGGTTGGCTTGGGCAACTCAAACAGACTCCATGAAAACCTATTTTGATCAGTTTGGTCACATTGTTGAAGCTGTTGTTATTTCTGATAAACACACTCAAAGATCCAAAGGCTATGGcttt GTGACATTTAAGGATCCAAATTCAGCTATAAAAGCTTGTGAGAATCCTTACCCTGTCATTGATGGAAGAAGAGCTAATTGTAACCTTGCTGCTTTTGGTCCTCATCATCACAAAAATCCTACAAACAATGCTCAACGCG GGTTATGGAAGGTGAAATCATCAACAATGGGTGTGGCAAGACCAGCTTCTAATTCTTTAGGTGTCTCAACATATAACTGCCAACCTTATGCATACCCTTATGGAGCTTATGG GTACCCAAATTACCAGCAAGACATTTATACACTG AATTATTATTACAACAATGCTAgttatggtgttaatgggcaaTTACAAGATTTTCCAGCTCAATATGTAATAGGGTCCCCTAATGAACTCTACTTCACTTGGTACCAAAATCATCTTCAACATCCATTGTTACCATTCTCAACAATCAATCCCAAAACCACCCAAG GAGCAACAACAACAGTAAATGCTGCTTCACCATTGCTTGGAACTACATCTCATTCTCAACACACTTGA
- the LOC133037714 gene encoding polyadenylate-binding protein-interacting protein 12-like isoform X2: MAVAENAQKFEDNNTVVSSVSNGSSNDVENPKPRNDSSGVLSVVAVVDSAAADDDDDQNSPVKFQSQEKVAANPAGFSVPKTQIAQMQNGFESNGVDNNNNNNQQQQQMVMVNSGGGGGYGIDHSSNGDESYKNDMRDLEDLLSKLNPMAEEFVPPSLAKNSGYPFGAAFGYAGNILMHINNSANVNGFLARKKNGYTQGRRRNYHKLSPAQRDAMIRRTVYVSDIDQQVTEENLAALFLNCGQVVDCRVCGDPNSILRFAFVEFTDEDGARAALSLSGTMLGYYPVRVLPSKTAIAPVNPTFLPRSDDEREMCSRTIYCTNIDKKADVKLFFESLCGEVQRLRLLGDYHHSTRIAFVEFTMAESAIAALNCSGVVLGTLPIRVSPSKTPVRPRAPRPPLH; the protein is encoded by the exons ATGGCGGTTGCTGAGAATGCACAAAAGTTTGAGGACAACAACACTGTAGTATCTTCTGTCTCTAATGGGTCATCAAATGATGTTGAAAATCCAAAACCCAGAAATGATTCTTCAGGGGTTTTgagtgttgttgctgttgttgatTCTGCTgctgctgatgatgatgatgatcagaATTCTCCTGTCAAGTTTCAAAGCCAAGAGAAAGTTGCTGCGAACCCAGCTGGTTTTTCAGTCCCAAAGACTCAAATTGCTCAGATGCAAAATGGGTTTGAGTCCAATGGggttgataataataataataataatcaacaacaacaacagatgGTGATGGTTAActctggtggtggtggtgggtaTGGGATTGATCACAGTTCTAATGGTGATGAAAGCTATAAAAATGATATGAGAGATTTGGAGGATTTACTGTCTAAGCTTAATCCCATGGCTGAGGAGTTTGTTCCTCCTTCTCTTGCCAAAAATTCTGGATACCCTTTTGGTGCTGCGTTTGGTTATGCTGGAAATATTTTAATGCACATTAACAACTCTGCCAATGTAAATGGATTTCTTGCTAGGAAG AAGAATGGCTATACTCAGGGGAGAAGAAGGAATTATCACAAGTTGAGCCCGGCACAACGAGATGCAATGATTAGGAGGACTGTTTATGTATCAGACATTGATCAACAG GTAACCGAAGAGAATCTCGCCGCGCTCTTTCTTAATTGTGGACAG GTGGTTGATTGTCGTGTTTGCGGTGATCCAAACTCTATCCTTCGCTTTGCTTTTGTGGAATTCACAGATGAAG ATGGTGCAAGGGCTGCTTTGAGTCTTTCGGGAACCATGCTTGGGTATTACCCAGTGAGAGTGCTTCCTTCCAAAACGGCAATAGCTCCTGTTAACCCAACATTTTTGCCAAGG TCGGATGATGAACGTGAAATGTGCTCTAGAACTATTTATTGTACTAATATTGACAAGAAG GCAGATGTGAAACTGTTCTTTGAGTCACTTTGTGGAGAG GTTCAACGCTTGAGGTTGCTCGGGGACTATCACCATTCCACACGCATTGCTTTCGTTGAGTTCACAATG GCTGAAAGTGCAATTGCAGCTCTTAACTGCAGTGGTGTGGTTCTGGGAACTCTGCCGATAAG GGTAAGCCCGTCAAAGACGCCTGTTCGGCCCCGTGCTCCTCGTCCTCCATTGCACTGA
- the LOC133037714 gene encoding polyadenylate-binding protein-interacting protein 12-like isoform X1 produces the protein MAVAENAQKFEDNNTVVSSVSNGSSNDVENPKPRNDSSGVLSVVAVVDSAAADDDDDQNSPVKFQSQEKVAANPAGFSVPKTQIAQMQNGFESNGVDNNNNNNQQQQQMVMVNSGGGGGYGIDHSSNGDESYKNDMRDLEDLLSKLNPMAEEFVPPSLAKNSGYPFGAAFGYAGNILMHINNSANVNGFLARKKNGYTQGRRRNYHKLSPAQRDAMIRRTVYVSDIDQQVTEENLAALFLNCGQVVDCRVCGDPNSILRFAFVEFTDEDGARAALSLSGTMLGYYPVRVLPSKTAIAPVNPTFLPRSDDEREMCSRTIYCTNIDKKVTQADVKLFFESLCGEVQRLRLLGDYHHSTRIAFVEFTMAESAIAALNCSGVVLGTLPIRVSPSKTPVRPRAPRPPLH, from the exons ATGGCGGTTGCTGAGAATGCACAAAAGTTTGAGGACAACAACACTGTAGTATCTTCTGTCTCTAATGGGTCATCAAATGATGTTGAAAATCCAAAACCCAGAAATGATTCTTCAGGGGTTTTgagtgttgttgctgttgttgatTCTGCTgctgctgatgatgatgatgatcagaATTCTCCTGTCAAGTTTCAAAGCCAAGAGAAAGTTGCTGCGAACCCAGCTGGTTTTTCAGTCCCAAAGACTCAAATTGCTCAGATGCAAAATGGGTTTGAGTCCAATGGggttgataataataataataataatcaacaacaacaacagatgGTGATGGTTAActctggtggtggtggtgggtaTGGGATTGATCACAGTTCTAATGGTGATGAAAGCTATAAAAATGATATGAGAGATTTGGAGGATTTACTGTCTAAGCTTAATCCCATGGCTGAGGAGTTTGTTCCTCCTTCTCTTGCCAAAAATTCTGGATACCCTTTTGGTGCTGCGTTTGGTTATGCTGGAAATATTTTAATGCACATTAACAACTCTGCCAATGTAAATGGATTTCTTGCTAGGAAG AAGAATGGCTATACTCAGGGGAGAAGAAGGAATTATCACAAGTTGAGCCCGGCACAACGAGATGCAATGATTAGGAGGACTGTTTATGTATCAGACATTGATCAACAG GTAACCGAAGAGAATCTCGCCGCGCTCTTTCTTAATTGTGGACAG GTGGTTGATTGTCGTGTTTGCGGTGATCCAAACTCTATCCTTCGCTTTGCTTTTGTGGAATTCACAGATGAAG ATGGTGCAAGGGCTGCTTTGAGTCTTTCGGGAACCATGCTTGGGTATTACCCAGTGAGAGTGCTTCCTTCCAAAACGGCAATAGCTCCTGTTAACCCAACATTTTTGCCAAGG TCGGATGATGAACGTGAAATGTGCTCTAGAACTATTTATTGTACTAATATTGACAAGAAG GTCACTCAGGCAGATGTGAAACTGTTCTTTGAGTCACTTTGTGGAGAG GTTCAACGCTTGAGGTTGCTCGGGGACTATCACCATTCCACACGCATTGCTTTCGTTGAGTTCACAATG GCTGAAAGTGCAATTGCAGCTCTTAACTGCAGTGGTGTGGTTCTGGGAACTCTGCCGATAAG GGTAAGCCCGTCAAAGACGCCTGTTCGGCCCCGTGCTCCTCGTCCTCCATTGCACTGA